One genomic window of Methanobacterium sp. includes the following:
- a CDS encoding YhbY family RNA-binding protein: MHRSLSTITLNIGKSGVNSGVMDEINRQLKEREVVKLRFSKGISLEKENYITHIIEKSNAKLIDFRGNVAVIFKKKR; this comes from the coding sequence ATGCATAGATCCCTTTCAACCATCACATTAAACATAGGCAAATCCGGAGTTAACTCCGGTGTTATGGATGAAATAAACCGCCAGCTTAAAGAAAGAGAAGTGGTGAAACTTAGATTTTCCAAGGGCATATCCCTGGAGAAAGAAAACTATATTACCCACATCATCGAAAAATCAAATGCTAAACTCATTGATTTTAGAGGTAACGTTGCAGTAATCTTCAAAAAAAAGAGATAA
- a CDS encoding 30S ribosomal protein S19e produces the protein MTTIYDVPADSLISEVAKELSENKKITPPEWAPFVKTGVHKERRPENPDWWYVRCASLLRRVYIDGPVGINSLRTYYGGKKDRGTSPEKFKRGSGSVTRTALHQLEEAGLVQKQGEGRVVTPTGRSFLDKASFELKKDIPELAKY, from the coding sequence ATGACTACAATTTACGATGTACCTGCCGACTCGCTCATTAGCGAAGTCGCTAAGGAGTTAAGTGAAAACAAAAAGATAACCCCCCCAGAATGGGCTCCATTCGTTAAAACAGGGGTTCACAAAGAGAGAAGGCCAGAAAACCCAGATTGGTGGTATGTGCGATGTGCATCCCTACTTCGCAGGGTTTACATAGATGGTCCAGTGGGAATAAACAGTCTTAGAACTTACTACGGTGGTAAAAAAGACAGAGGCACCAGCCCTGAGAAATTCAAGCGAGGCAGTGGTTCTGTAACCAGAACAGCCCTTCACCAGTTAGAAGAAGCAGGTCTTGTTCAAAAACAGGGTGAAGGTCGAGTTGTAACCCCTACTGGAAGGTCTTTCCTGGATAAAGCTTCATTCGAGCTAAAAAAAGATATTCCAGAACTGGCAAAATATTAA
- a CDS encoding DNA-binding protein, translating into MSDIEEIRRRRMQELQQQAAQQQAPDAQSQEQMRREMEAQKKQAMMQILTPEARSRLANLRLTKPEFVDQIELQLIQLAQMGRVSSKITDEQLKELLRKLAGQKREINITWK; encoded by the coding sequence ATGAGCGATATTGAGGAAATACGGCGTAGGAGAATGCAAGAACTGCAACAGCAGGCAGCTCAACAGCAAGCTCCAGATGCCCAATCCCAGGAACAAATGCGCAGGGAGATGGAGGCTCAGAAGAAACAAGCTATGATGCAGATACTCACCCCTGAAGCACGCAGTCGCCTGGCTAACCTCCGCCTCACCAAACCAGAGTTCGTAGATCAAATCGAACTACAACTCATCCAACTGGCCCAAATGGGTCGGGTATCATCAAAAATCACTGATGAGCAGCTTAAGGAATTACTCCGTAAGCTAGCCGGTCAAAAAAGAGAAATTAACATCACCTGGAAATGA
- a CDS encoding 50S ribosomal protein L39e, whose translation MSRNRPLAKKLRMAKAGKQNRRVPLWVMMKTNRKVRTHPKMRHWRRSSLKI comes from the coding sequence ATGAGCAGAAATAGACCATTAGCCAAAAAGTTAAGGATGGCAAAGGCAGGCAAGCAGAACAGGCGGGTGCCTCTATGGGTTATGATGAAGACCAATCGTAAGGTCAGAACTCACCCTAAAATGAGACACTGGAGAAGAAGTAGTCTGAAGATATAA
- a CDS encoding 50S ribosomal protein L31e has translation MERVYVIPLRDAKTAPRTKRSPKATRVVREFIQKHMKSDDVKMDESVNEKIWERGIQKIPPKIKVKATKDEDGSVLVTLAQ, from the coding sequence ATGGAAAGAGTTTACGTTATACCCCTTCGGGATGCAAAAACAGCTCCCCGTACCAAAAGGTCACCTAAAGCGACCCGTGTGGTAAGGGAGTTCATCCAGAAACACATGAAATCCGACGATGTCAAAATGGATGAATCGGTAAATGAAAAAATATGGGAAAGGGGAATTCAAAAAATACCCCCTAAGATCAAGGTTAAGGCAACCAAAGATGAAGATGGTTCCGTTCTGGTCACCCTAGCCCAGTAG
- a CDS encoding translation initiation factor IF-6, translating to MIRRVNLAGNPNLGVSIAATDKVALAPPNLGEKMVGVVEESLQVPVIKTPISGSSLAGALAVGNSRGFLVSRYAFDTEVNAIKEFGLEVERIPDRLTAVGNIILANDHGAVVNPLLSDEAVDVVCETLDVEVVRGSIANFKITGSVAVVTNKGALVHPSATSDELEFLEKTMNVPVDVGTVNQGTKLVGAGAVANSNGVLVGEKTTGPEMARIEESLGFLEELL from the coding sequence ATGATTAGGAGAGTTAATCTGGCAGGCAACCCCAACCTGGGTGTTTCCATTGCAGCCACTGATAAAGTGGCTCTGGCACCACCTAACCTGGGAGAAAAAATGGTGGGAGTGGTTGAAGAATCCCTTCAGGTTCCGGTAATAAAAACTCCCATCAGTGGAAGTAGTCTAGCCGGTGCCCTGGCAGTAGGAAACTCCAGGGGATTTTTGGTATCCAGATATGCCTTTGACACAGAGGTAAACGCCATTAAGGAATTTGGGTTAGAAGTGGAACGGATACCTGACCGACTCACTGCAGTGGGTAACATCATCCTGGCCAATGATCATGGGGCAGTGGTAAATCCACTACTCTCAGATGAAGCAGTGGATGTGGTCTGTGAGACCCTGGATGTGGAAGTAGTCCGAGGAAGTATAGCTAATTTCAAGATCACCGGATCAGTGGCTGTTGTCACCAACAAAGGAGCATTGGTCCATCCATCAGCAACATCAGATGAATTAGAGTTCCTGGAGAAAACTATGAATGTTCCTGTAGATGTGGGAACCGTGAACCAGGGAACAAAACTGGTGGGAGCAGGTGCAGTGGCCAACTCCAATGGAGTATTGGTGGGAGAAAAGACTACCGGTCCGGAAATGGCAAGAATAGAAGAATCATTAGGTTTTCTTGAGGAATTATTATGA
- the rpl18a gene encoding 50S ribosomal protein L18Ae, which translates to MKTKIFRVQGKFVMGDRFKPFTKELKATGENDIKEKIYSEFGSKHHIVRNQIHILKIEEISAEEVQDTLIKALTSE; encoded by the coding sequence ATGAAGACAAAAATATTTAGAGTTCAAGGTAAGTTCGTCATGGGCGACAGATTTAAACCCTTCACTAAGGAACTGAAAGCCACTGGTGAAAATGATATTAAGGAAAAGATATACTCTGAATTTGGTAGCAAACATCACATTGTACGCAACCAGATCCACATTTTGAAAATAGAGGAAATTTCCGCTGAAGAAGTTCAGGACACCCTGATCAAAGCACTGACTTCGGAGTGA